AAGTTCCTAACTTATTAGCCTTTGGAGAAACCACGGTTTTTATAGCTAATTGCGATGTTTTTTTTGTGTTTAAGTAATTCACTGTAATAGGCTTATCAAACCTTACAAAACCAGGTATTTTAACACCTTGGGTTGCTGAGGTTAAAATACGTTTGTTAATACTTGGCAATTGCCCAATAATGGCCTTCATTTCTTCCTCAAAACCATCTTCTAATGATTTATCAAATTCATCTAGAATAAGCGTATTTATGCTTGTTTTTTCAAAACGATTGGCATCAAAATGATCTAATAATCTGCCGGGCGTACCAATTAAAATGGCAGGATTATGCTTTATTTCAATTTTATCTTTGGAAATAGATCTGCCTCCATAAACAGCATTCACTTTAAAACCAGAACCCATCGAACGTACCACTTGTTCAATTTGAATTGCTAATTCTCTTGATGGCACGATAATCAAGGCTTGAATTTCTTGCGATTCTGAATCCAAAACCTCTAATAAGGGTAGCAAAAACGCCAGTGTTTTCCCCGTTCCAGTCGGTGATAATAAAACAGTGTTTGTATTCGATTCGATAACCGAAAAAGCCTCCTCCTGCATCGGATTTAAGGCTTGAATATTTAATTTATTTAAAATATCCTGTTGATTTTTTATGTCGTTAGCCATTATTGCTTTTTCTTTTTATGCTTTTTAGCGCCTTCAGGATTTGGAATTACCGTGGCGTTTTGAGCTAAGTAATTTGCTAATATTTTATCAACAAGTTCTTCTTTGGTTAAATGATGAAATATGGTTTTTATCTTGGCTTTTAAATCTTCTGAAACCTCACGATTAGGTTTGGTTTTAAATATTTTTTTAGCCCATAACAACGTATTATTTTCTTCAATACTTTGAGCATCGGCTTTTTTAAAGGTCTTAAAAGTAATGCCTAATTCATCTTCAAAATCGGCGATATCAATAACTTCTTCTTCCTGTAAAATGGTTAAAGAAAGCCCTTTTGCTCCTGCTCTAGCCGTTCTTCCACTTCTATGTACATAGGCATCATAAGTATCTGGTAAATGATAATTTACAACGTAAGACAGGTTTTTAACATCAATACCACGAGCAGCTAAATCGGTAGCAACCAAAATATCGATATGTTCATCTCTAAATTGTCCCATGATACGATCACGAATACCTTGAGACAAACTACCATGTAAAGCGCCTGATGAAAATTTATTAATCGCTAAATTTTTAGCCAATTTATTAACAGCAGCCTTGGTTTTACAAAAAATAATACCACGTTCTCCTTCTCTAGAGTTTAAAAAATGCATTAAAACCTCTAATTTCTC
This genomic interval from Tamlana carrageenivorans contains the following:
- a CDS encoding DEAD/DEAH box helicase, with amino-acid sequence MANDIKNQQDILNKLNIQALNPMQEEAFSVIESNTNTVLLSPTGTGKTLAFLLPLLEVLDSESQEIQALIIVPSRELAIQIEQVVRSMGSGFKVNAVYGGRSISKDKIEIKHNPAILIGTPGRLLDHFDANRFEKTSINTLILDEFDKSLEDGFEEEMKAIIGQLPSINKRILTSATQGVKIPGFVRFDKPITVNYLNTKKTSQLAIKTVVSPKANKLGTLLELVAHIGNKPGIIFCNLRNSISEVSAFLKRNKISHACFSGGMEQKDRERALIKFRNGSCQVLVATDLAARGIDIPEMNHIIHYELPRHEEEFIHRNGRTARVNAKGTAYILKWENEILPEFIKDVKGINISKKAHKIEQYWETLFISGGRKDKISKGDIAGLFFKQGGINKDQLGVIELKVDCAFVAVPLALANALVQKLNNTRLKNKKVRVTIL